In Archangium violaceum, the following are encoded in one genomic region:
- a CDS encoding tetratricopeptide repeat protein: MTGTLTGLLVAAMLAAGPTPRPSGPAGVNPLVSKAKEREELIEKLKRDIFKVDRAIGETERLIAKSRNAPYLPDLQFRLAELYVEKSRYVYYLQAEQRPAGASGAMVSPETRLLKQKAVQMYYRLQREWPDFHDGDKVHFYLAHEQRELGSFEDMLKTLDDLVRKYPSSPLRLEALQILGDYHFEKSDLAAAEKHYTTILEAPPSPVHDLARYKMGWIRVNQAKHAEAVPFFEAAAASAPLPGVDVQKALNVKREALLDLVYSYTEAKPAKGALNYFEKLSDSRATYALALDKLGNRYFIKAQYEYAIPALRKLMEIQHDPEMDLERSQKLYDALKAAKGKVLPEPEDLRFLVRAAVTSKTDPELDEAERKKHLAELEEMGRDLATQLHVAAQKKEDKGLYLRAAAAYREYLGLFRPEQYVRTMMKNRAEALFAAKEFPGAARQFEELVRYEAKAKDEQGSEAAMYGALLAHFSTVKPEEAQRRNAFEVADARQALKLMGADYVSRYPKSPNALEVKFNIARAYYEDGEFPKAAELFTAFALTHPTHKDATAAGNLAMDSLRQVNDFKGMEETGQKFIGSPLPVAFQNDVKRILTQTRAEALDELALKSSQETGDVIEGLLKVANENKGAEIGEKALYGAFTAARDKRELQREREIGKRLVDEYPKSQFVPDVLLTLGRHAAEAAAFTEAAGIFETVGAKLGSDVAAVDGWLTGARLRQALGQFREAARDLEAASEVAGARKAEVMVQLAEAHLKSKDYAKAKAAAEVALKLDKTSAAAVAVLAEVQATTAVKDAPDGLIKTLTAAVQGPNGQTEEAAKGLWYLGEILYRAYKDLGSDKVEEKVSALQGLEGVYTQAASLGYPEWAVASLWKVGLAYGHLADVVEATPTPAGSSAADAQAFRKAVAEQVAPLRQRAQDAFEACVSRAESLEVFNAAVVGCRTKTETVALPVPAPGASSQPSSLEELRKKAEAALTAEALEALGVGYLSANQFGLAQLTLGRVTELQDTRASAHSALGWAMLNQGDAMGAREAYAKALEADPTYDKARLNLAALRCRFGDTEGARRELSVLKDVGGLSGPDVDTGWKACK; the protein is encoded by the coding sequence ATGACCGGCACCCTGACCGGCCTGCTCGTCGCGGCGATGCTGGCCGCTGGCCCCACCCCGCGCCCCTCGGGCCCCGCGGGCGTCAACCCGCTGGTGTCGAAGGCGAAGGAGCGCGAGGAGCTCATCGAGAAGCTCAAGCGCGACATCTTCAAGGTGGACCGCGCCATTGGCGAGACGGAGCGGCTCATCGCCAAGAGCCGCAACGCGCCGTACCTGCCGGACCTGCAGTTCCGGCTGGCGGAGCTGTACGTGGAGAAGAGCCGCTACGTGTACTACCTCCAGGCCGAGCAGCGTCCGGCGGGGGCGAGCGGCGCCATGGTGTCGCCGGAGACGCGGCTGCTCAAGCAGAAGGCCGTGCAGATGTACTACCGGCTGCAGCGCGAGTGGCCGGACTTCCACGACGGCGACAAGGTGCACTTCTACCTGGCGCACGAGCAGCGCGAGCTGGGCTCCTTCGAGGACATGCTCAAGACGCTGGACGACCTGGTGCGCAAGTACCCGAGCAGCCCGCTGCGGCTGGAGGCGCTCCAGATTCTGGGCGACTACCACTTCGAGAAGTCGGACCTGGCGGCGGCGGAGAAGCACTACACGACCATCCTGGAGGCGCCGCCCTCGCCGGTGCACGACCTGGCCCGCTACAAGATGGGCTGGATTCGGGTGAACCAGGCCAAGCACGCGGAGGCGGTGCCCTTCTTCGAGGCCGCCGCGGCGAGCGCCCCGCTGCCCGGGGTGGACGTGCAGAAGGCGCTCAACGTGAAGCGCGAGGCGCTGTTGGACCTCGTGTACAGCTACACGGAGGCGAAGCCGGCCAAGGGCGCGCTCAACTACTTCGAGAAGCTGAGCGACAGCCGGGCCACGTACGCGCTCGCGCTGGACAAGCTGGGCAACCGCTACTTCATCAAGGCGCAGTACGAGTACGCCATCCCGGCGCTGCGCAAGCTGATGGAGATTCAGCACGACCCGGAGATGGACCTGGAGCGCTCGCAGAAGCTGTACGACGCGCTCAAGGCGGCCAAGGGCAAGGTGCTGCCGGAGCCGGAGGACCTGCGCTTCCTGGTGCGCGCGGCGGTGACGAGCAAGACGGACCCGGAGCTGGACGAGGCCGAGCGGAAGAAGCACCTGGCGGAGCTGGAGGAGATGGGGCGCGACCTGGCCACGCAGCTGCACGTGGCGGCGCAGAAGAAGGAGGACAAGGGGCTGTACCTGAGGGCGGCGGCGGCCTACCGCGAGTACCTGGGACTCTTCCGGCCGGAGCAGTACGTGCGGACGATGATGAAGAACCGGGCGGAGGCGCTGTTCGCCGCGAAGGAGTTCCCCGGGGCCGCGCGGCAGTTCGAGGAGCTGGTGCGCTACGAGGCGAAGGCCAAGGACGAGCAGGGCTCGGAGGCGGCGATGTACGGGGCGCTGCTGGCGCACTTCTCCACGGTGAAGCCGGAGGAGGCGCAGCGCCGCAACGCCTTCGAGGTGGCGGATGCGCGGCAGGCGCTGAAGCTGATGGGAGCGGACTACGTGTCGCGCTACCCGAAGAGCCCGAACGCGCTGGAGGTGAAGTTCAACATCGCGCGCGCCTACTACGAGGACGGCGAGTTCCCCAAGGCGGCCGAGCTCTTCACGGCCTTCGCGCTCACGCACCCCACGCACAAGGACGCGACGGCGGCGGGCAACCTGGCGATGGACAGCCTGCGGCAGGTGAATGACTTCAAGGGGATGGAGGAGACGGGCCAGAAGTTCATCGGCTCGCCGTTGCCGGTGGCCTTCCAGAACGACGTGAAGCGCATCCTCACGCAGACGCGCGCCGAAGCGCTGGACGAGCTGGCGCTGAAGAGCTCGCAGGAGACGGGCGACGTCATCGAGGGCCTGCTGAAGGTGGCCAACGAGAACAAGGGCGCGGAGATTGGGGAGAAGGCGCTGTACGGGGCCTTCACGGCGGCGCGAGACAAGCGGGAGCTGCAGCGCGAGCGGGAGATTGGAAAGCGGCTGGTGGACGAGTACCCGAAGAGCCAGTTCGTGCCGGACGTGTTGCTGACGCTGGGTCGGCACGCGGCGGAGGCGGCGGCGTTCACCGAGGCGGCGGGCATCTTCGAGACGGTGGGAGCGAAGCTGGGCTCGGACGTGGCGGCGGTGGATGGCTGGCTGACGGGAGCGCGGCTGCGGCAGGCGCTGGGGCAGTTCCGTGAGGCGGCGAGGGACCTGGAGGCGGCATCGGAGGTGGCGGGGGCGCGCAAGGCGGAGGTGATGGTGCAGCTGGCGGAGGCGCACCTGAAGTCGAAGGACTACGCGAAGGCGAAGGCGGCGGCGGAAGTGGCGCTGAAGCTGGACAAGACGAGCGCGGCGGCGGTGGCGGTGCTGGCGGAGGTGCAGGCGACGACGGCGGTGAAGGACGCGCCGGACGGGCTCATCAAGACGCTGACGGCGGCGGTGCAAGGGCCGAACGGACAGACGGAGGAGGCGGCCAAGGGCCTGTGGTACCTGGGAGAAATCCTGTACCGCGCGTACAAGGACCTGGGGTCGGACAAGGTGGAGGAGAAGGTGTCGGCGCTGCAGGGGTTGGAGGGCGTGTACACGCAGGCGGCGTCACTGGGGTACCCGGAGTGGGCGGTGGCGTCGTTGTGGAAGGTGGGCCTGGCATACGGACACCTGGCGGACGTGGTGGAGGCGACACCGACACCGGCGGGGTCCTCGGCGGCGGACGCACAGGCCTTCCGCAAGGCGGTGGCGGAGCAGGTGGCGCCGCTGAGGCAGCGGGCGCAGGACGCCTTCGAGGCGTGCGTGTCGCGAGCGGAGTCGCTGGAGGTATTCAACGCGGCGGTGGTGGGCTGCCGGACGAAGACGGAGACGGTGGCGCTGCCGGTGCCCGCGCCTGGGGCCTCGTCGCAACCCTCCTCGCTGGAGGAGCTGCGCAAGAAGGCGGAGGCGGCGCTGACGGCGGAGGCGCTGGAGGCGCTGGGGGTGGGCTACCTGAGCGCGAACCAGTTCGGGCTGGCGCAGCTGACGTTGGGGCGGGTGACGGAGCTGCAGGACACGAGGGCCTCCGCGCATAGCGCCTTGGGCTGGGCGATGCTGAACCAGGGGGACGCGATGGGTGCGCGCGAGGCATACGCGAAGGCACTGGAAGCGGACCCGACGTACGACAAAGCGAGACTGAACCTGGCGGCGCTGCGATGCCGCTTCGGTGACACCGAGGGGGCGAGGCGGGAGCTGTCGGTGCTGAAGGACGTGGGAGGCCTGAGTGGTCCCGACGTGGACACCGGGTGGAAGGCATGCAAATGA
- a CDS encoding tetratricopeptide repeat protein, which translates to MTRAGLLMLQLLTAQTPAVEAAPPEETVAESAPRAEMSAEAEKLYRLGTAFLAQGQPRKAVAPLTKLTEREPELLPPKVALARALRLSGETDKARALLDAALATWPQEAGLHAERGLLARALDERDTAIARFTKAVELSPRDAELRFNLGEALQRAGKTDEAISAYREALKLDETLTSARVNLGKGLADKGLAGEAQETLREATRLAPRDAEAHYNLGVLLMREGTLDGAVSAYEKALAVAPKHALAHNNLGVALDAQGRHDKALESFRKAVAADAKYAEAHFNLGMAYFRKDDHIRSTKHFEKALALEPRRASGPYTQLGASYLAQGKRDRAVEAYKKALEASAEDGKPNTEAWQGLARAYLGMGKVDEAVATLAKAVEGFPKDASARAAYGDALLAKGELDGAIAQYEERLELEPTTEARLALAKAYARKRVGAKAAPLYEAVLEEEPENAAAKLGLADLYLAMGNYDGAEKQLKPREGEEADTAALARLGILHSRRGRPDLAVPELEAVTKKDPAQLDARAELGFLYLRGGDKEKAVKVLGDVVALEPGHAYGLLYLGHALYQLGKPKEAEQSFRGSVKMDPAFGEPHYALGQLLEASGKLVEAKAEYEKAAELQKDHPDAAAAAKRLSSAK; encoded by the coding sequence ATGACGCGAGCTGGCCTGCTGATGTTGCAGCTGCTCACCGCCCAGACGCCCGCGGTGGAGGCGGCGCCGCCGGAGGAGACGGTGGCGGAGTCCGCGCCGCGAGCGGAGATGTCCGCGGAAGCGGAGAAGCTGTACCGGCTGGGGACGGCCTTCCTGGCGCAGGGGCAGCCCCGGAAGGCGGTGGCGCCGCTGACGAAGCTGACGGAGCGTGAGCCGGAGCTGCTGCCGCCGAAGGTGGCGCTGGCCCGAGCGCTGCGGCTGTCGGGGGAGACGGACAAGGCGCGGGCGCTGCTGGACGCGGCGCTGGCCACGTGGCCGCAGGAAGCGGGGCTGCACGCCGAGCGCGGACTGCTGGCGAGGGCGCTGGACGAGCGGGACACGGCGATTGCGCGCTTCACGAAGGCGGTGGAGCTGTCGCCGAGGGACGCGGAGTTGCGCTTCAACCTGGGCGAGGCGCTGCAGCGCGCGGGGAAGACGGACGAGGCCATTTCGGCGTACCGCGAGGCGTTGAAGCTGGACGAGACGCTGACGTCGGCGCGGGTGAACCTGGGCAAGGGGCTGGCGGACAAGGGGCTGGCGGGAGAGGCACAGGAGACGCTGCGGGAGGCGACGCGGCTGGCGCCGAGGGACGCGGAGGCGCACTACAACCTGGGCGTGCTGCTGATGCGCGAGGGCACGCTGGACGGTGCGGTGTCCGCGTACGAGAAGGCGTTGGCGGTGGCGCCGAAGCACGCGCTGGCGCACAACAACCTGGGAGTGGCGCTGGACGCGCAGGGCAGGCACGACAAGGCGCTGGAGAGCTTCCGCAAGGCGGTGGCGGCGGACGCGAAGTACGCGGAGGCGCACTTCAACCTGGGGATGGCGTACTTCCGCAAGGACGACCACATCCGGTCGACGAAGCACTTCGAGAAGGCGCTGGCGCTGGAGCCTCGGAGGGCGAGCGGCCCGTACACGCAGCTGGGGGCGAGCTACCTGGCGCAGGGCAAGCGGGACCGGGCGGTGGAGGCCTACAAGAAGGCACTGGAGGCGAGCGCGGAGGACGGCAAGCCGAACACGGAGGCGTGGCAGGGGCTGGCGAGGGCGTACCTGGGGATGGGCAAGGTGGACGAGGCGGTGGCGACGCTGGCGAAGGCGGTGGAGGGCTTCCCGAAGGACGCGAGCGCGCGGGCGGCGTACGGAGACGCGCTGTTGGCGAAGGGGGAGTTGGACGGAGCCATCGCGCAGTACGAGGAGCGGCTGGAGCTGGAGCCGACGACGGAGGCCCGGCTGGCGCTGGCGAAGGCGTACGCGCGCAAGCGGGTGGGAGCGAAGGCGGCGCCGCTGTACGAGGCGGTGCTGGAGGAGGAGCCGGAGAACGCGGCGGCGAAGCTGGGGCTGGCGGACCTGTACCTGGCGATGGGGAACTACGACGGGGCGGAGAAGCAGCTGAAGCCGAGGGAGGGCGAGGAGGCGGACACGGCGGCGCTGGCGAGGCTGGGCATCCTGCACTCGAGGCGGGGGCGGCCGGACCTGGCGGTGCCGGAGCTGGAGGCGGTGACGAAGAAGGATCCGGCGCAGCTGGACGCGAGGGCGGAGCTGGGCTTCCTGTACCTGCGAGGCGGGGACAAGGAGAAGGCGGTGAAGGTGTTGGGGGACGTGGTGGCGTTGGAGCCGGGGCACGCGTACGGACTGCTGTACCTGGGGCACGCGCTGTACCAGTTGGGGAAGCCGAAGGAAGCGGAGCAGTCCTTCCGGGGCTCGGTGAAGATGGATCCAGCGTTTGGAGAGCCGCACTACGCGCTGGGCCAGTTGCTGGAGGCGTCGGGGAAGCTGGTGGAGGCGAAGGCCGAGTACGAGAAGGCGGCGGAGCTGCAGAAGGACCACCCGGACGCGGCGGCGGCGGCGAAGCGTCTGAGCAGCGCGAAGTAG
- a CDS encoding ATP-binding protein, with product MPPAVARPQTALAHSTLLKMGVWIAGVIALATLVSYFHLVNSVRDEALAQLARYVEARVPREQALFVLAEDNHALLKASLEERIRAWGQEDPTAHFDSLYARMPDGAIRCRLEHFDGTKMPGGMVSAGFEPDADLLRRFLASYDVLAQHGPAMHVRFANTFISLPEGAVSVYWPEYPDWCRKVGSKLSVVQSKSKGTPSSKSNELWLSSQRDKNPERQTVWSSIYREKVSKNWMVSVSTPLDMEGRLVATIGHDVLLTELMARTVNDHLPDAYNIIFRDDGLLIAHPELMKDGSSNAPDVLTATGQPDPSISQEQRAHLRSTFEHVKGRQPGQVIVEDPEYGEYIAVTRLKGPGWYFATVLPQHAVTRPALRAARYVLFVGVLSLALELAIMYWVLNVQLSRPLLAFTRAADQVTAGDFTVSLDVSRKDELGRLAHAFQVMTEEVQRREEALRQANEGLEQRVEERTRELQALHQQLVGVARQAGMAEIATNVLHNVGNVLNSVFTSATLAREQLSGMKLEHVGRVGGLLEENQASLATFLSQDERGCVVAPFLVQLGQHLTESRQEILSLLDDLGRYTAHIGTIVKVQQNYASAPKLHEQVQLAELIEDALRINVAALGRSDIQVERHFAPLPPVTTDKHKVLMILVNLISNARYAVDSVPSGHRRMVLRIDAPAEGRLRISVRDNGVGIPQEMLTCIFQHGFTTREGGHGFGLHASALAAQELGGSLVAESEGPGLGATFILELPYPP from the coding sequence ATGCCGCCAGCCGTCGCCCGCCCCCAGACAGCCCTGGCCCATTCGACGCTCCTGAAGATGGGGGTGTGGATCGCCGGGGTCATCGCCCTGGCCACACTCGTCAGCTACTTCCACCTGGTCAACTCCGTGCGCGACGAGGCGCTCGCACAGCTGGCGCGGTATGTCGAGGCGCGAGTCCCCCGCGAGCAGGCCCTCTTCGTACTGGCGGAGGACAACCACGCCCTCCTCAAGGCGTCCCTGGAGGAGCGCATCCGCGCCTGGGGCCAGGAGGATCCGACCGCCCACTTCGACAGCCTCTATGCCCGAATGCCCGATGGCGCCATCCGCTGCCGCCTGGAGCACTTCGACGGAACGAAGATGCCCGGCGGCATGGTCTCCGCGGGCTTCGAGCCCGACGCCGACCTCCTCCGCCGCTTCCTGGCCTCGTACGACGTGCTCGCCCAGCACGGGCCCGCGATGCACGTCCGCTTCGCCAATACCTTCATCTCCCTGCCGGAAGGGGCGGTCTCCGTCTACTGGCCCGAGTACCCCGACTGGTGCCGGAAGGTCGGTTCCAAGCTGTCGGTCGTCCAGTCGAAGTCCAAGGGCACCCCGTCGTCCAAGAGCAATGAGCTCTGGCTCAGCAGCCAGCGCGACAAGAACCCGGAGCGGCAGACGGTCTGGTCCAGCATCTACCGCGAGAAGGTCAGCAAGAACTGGATGGTCTCCGTCTCCACCCCGCTGGACATGGAGGGCCGCCTGGTGGCGACCATCGGCCACGATGTCCTGCTCACGGAGTTGATGGCCCGCACCGTCAACGACCACCTGCCCGACGCCTACAACATCATCTTCCGCGACGATGGTCTGCTCATCGCCCACCCCGAGCTGATGAAGGATGGCTCCTCCAATGCCCCCGACGTCCTGACCGCCACCGGGCAGCCCGATCCCTCCATCTCCCAGGAGCAGCGCGCCCACCTGAGGAGTACCTTCGAGCACGTGAAGGGACGCCAGCCCGGGCAGGTCATCGTCGAGGATCCGGAGTATGGCGAATACATCGCCGTGACACGGCTCAAGGGCCCCGGCTGGTACTTCGCCACCGTCCTCCCCCAGCACGCGGTGACCCGGCCCGCCCTCCGGGCCGCGCGCTATGTCCTCTTCGTCGGTGTCCTCTCGCTCGCCCTGGAGCTGGCCATCATGTACTGGGTGCTCAACGTCCAGCTCTCCCGCCCGCTGCTGGCCTTCACCCGCGCCGCGGATCAGGTGACGGCCGGTGACTTCACGGTTTCGCTGGATGTCTCACGCAAGGACGAGCTGGGGCGGCTCGCACACGCCTTTCAGGTGATGACCGAGGAGGTCCAGCGTCGCGAGGAAGCCCTGCGTCAGGCCAACGAGGGGCTGGAGCAGCGCGTGGAGGAGCGCACCCGCGAGCTGCAGGCGCTCCACCAGCAATTGGTGGGCGTGGCGCGGCAGGCCGGCATGGCGGAGATCGCCACCAACGTGCTGCACAACGTGGGCAATGTCCTCAACAGCGTCTTCACCTCGGCGACCCTGGCCAGGGAGCAGTTGAGCGGGATGAAGCTCGAGCACGTGGGCAGGGTAGGGGGACTGCTCGAGGAGAATCAGGCCTCCCTCGCGACCTTCCTCTCCCAGGACGAGCGCGGCTGCGTCGTCGCTCCCTTCCTGGTCCAGCTGGGGCAACACCTGACGGAGTCGCGGCAGGAAATCCTGTCGCTGCTCGACGACCTGGGCCGGTACACCGCGCACATCGGCACCATCGTCAAGGTCCAGCAGAACTACGCCAGCGCCCCCAAGCTTCATGAGCAGGTTCAGCTGGCGGAGCTGATCGAGGACGCCCTGCGCATCAACGTCGCCGCGCTCGGCCGCTCCGACATCCAGGTGGAACGGCATTTCGCTCCTCTGCCTCCGGTGACGACCGACAAGCACAAGGTGCTGATGATCCTCGTCAACCTGATCAGCAACGCCCGGTATGCGGTGGACTCCGTCCCCTCGGGCCACAGGCGCATGGTCCTGAGAATCGACGCTCCCGCGGAGGGCCGCCTCCGCATCTCGGTCCGCGATAACGGCGTGGGGATTCCACAGGAGATGCTCACATGCATCTTCCAGCATGGGTTTACGACTCGCGAGGGCGGGCACGGCTTTGGATTGCACGCCAGTGCGCTGGCCGCTCAGGAGCTGGGGGGATCCCTGGTGGCCGAGAGTGAGGGGCCCGGGCTCGGGGCCACGTTCATCCTGGAGTTGCCGTATCCGCCGTGA
- a CDS encoding pyridoxal-phosphate dependent enzyme has translation MRSAPLPTDLLGLIGNTPMVRVTQLDTGPCELFLKLESHNPGGSIKDRIGLSMISAAEQSGLLGPHQKHLVEATAGNTGLGLALVASQKGYRLTLVIPDKMSQEKVLHLKALGAEIIMTRSDVEKGHPDYYQDMAERIARELGGFYVNQFANPANPLAHETTTGPEIAAQLGNRLDAMVCGVGSGGTLAGLSRYFARAIPECEMVLADPQGSVLADYVKTGTMGKAGSWVVEGIGEDFLPPNADLSRVKKAYSISDAESLETARLLLKQAGILAGSSSGTLIAAALRYCREQTTPKRVCTFVCDSGNKYLSKMFNDFWMADQGFLPRQLHGDLRDVITRRYADRAVVTLAPSDTMLVAYARMKLYEVSQLPVLEGGRVVGMIDESDLLLAAVDDETRLRLPVRDVMSTRLQTVDVRTPVRELLPLLDKGFVPIVMDGDEFIGLITRIDLLNHLRRKLR, from the coding sequence ATGCGCTCCGCACCCCTTCCCACCGATCTCCTCGGCCTCATCGGCAACACCCCCATGGTGAGAGTCACCCAGCTCGACACGGGCCCGTGCGAGCTCTTCCTCAAGCTCGAGAGCCACAACCCCGGCGGCTCCATCAAGGACCGCATCGGCCTGTCGATGATCTCCGCCGCGGAGCAGTCCGGCCTGCTCGGCCCCCACCAGAAGCACCTCGTCGAGGCCACCGCCGGCAACACCGGCCTGGGGCTCGCCCTCGTCGCCTCCCAGAAGGGCTACCGGCTCACGCTCGTCATCCCCGACAAGATGAGCCAGGAGAAGGTCCTCCACCTCAAGGCGCTCGGGGCCGAAATCATCATGACCCGCTCGGACGTGGAGAAGGGTCACCCCGACTACTACCAGGACATGGCCGAGCGCATCGCCCGAGAGCTGGGGGGCTTCTACGTCAACCAGTTCGCCAACCCCGCCAACCCGCTGGCCCACGAGACCACCACCGGCCCGGAGATCGCCGCCCAGCTCGGCAACCGGCTGGATGCCATGGTGTGCGGCGTCGGCTCCGGCGGCACCCTGGCCGGCCTGTCTCGCTACTTCGCCCGGGCCATCCCCGAGTGCGAGATGGTGCTCGCCGACCCCCAGGGCTCGGTGCTCGCGGACTACGTGAAGACGGGCACCATGGGCAAGGCGGGCTCCTGGGTCGTCGAGGGCATCGGCGAGGACTTCCTCCCCCCCAACGCGGACCTGTCCCGGGTGAAGAAGGCCTACTCCATCTCCGACGCGGAGAGCCTCGAGACGGCCCGCCTGCTGCTCAAGCAGGCGGGCATCCTCGCGGGCTCGTCCTCCGGCACGCTCATCGCCGCGGCCCTGCGCTACTGCCGCGAGCAGACCACGCCCAAGCGCGTGTGCACCTTCGTCTGCGACAGCGGCAACAAGTACCTGTCGAAGATGTTCAATGACTTCTGGATGGCGGACCAGGGCTTCCTGCCGCGCCAGCTCCATGGGGACCTGCGCGACGTCATCACCCGCCGCTACGCGGACCGGGCCGTGGTCACCCTGGCCCCCTCGGACACGATGCTCGTCGCCTACGCGCGGATGAAGCTCTACGAGGTCTCCCAGCTCCCCGTGCTGGAGGGGGGCAGGGTGGTGGGGATGATCGACGAGTCCGACCTGCTGCTCGCCGCCGTCGACGACGAGACGCGCCTGCGCCTGCCGGTGCGCGACGTCATGTCCACCCGGTTGCAGACCGTGGACGTGCGCACCCCCGTGCGCGAGCTGCTCCCGCTGCTCGACAAGGGCTTCGTGCCCATCGTCATGGACGGGGACGAGTTCATCGGCCTCATCACCCGCATCGACCTGCTCAACCACCTGCGCCGCAAGCTGCGCTGA